From Vitis vinifera cultivar Pinot Noir 40024 chromosome 14, ASM3070453v1, a single genomic window includes:
- the LOC100257002 gene encoding uncharacterized protein LOC100257002 has product MGGHGGLNILPQKSWNVYSYENRERVRRDEEAAARNEQMKREQSRKRDTEFRLERLRLSRGLASPSQAVESSASDSKSSHINLFEGLRVFDSVEGEGVGQKRKKAKKEEAGAKVVFPENDKYRLGYGVGGRGMKLPWYLSRLGNDLFAENGNDGTARSGKKQSKSSGKKTLEELRKERLKREKRERERERDLALIIDQKNQRAEGFSGNIFPIFVKSHS; this is encoded by the exons ATGGGTGGTCATGGAGGTCTCAACATTCTTCCCCAGAAGAGCTGGAATGTATACAGCTACGAGAACAGAGAGAGAGTCCGTCGAGATGAAGAAGCTGCAGCCAGAAACGAACAGATGAAGCGTGAACAGTCTCGAAAGCGTGACACAGAGTTTCGTCTGGAGAGACTCAGGCTTTCCCGGGGTTTGGCTTCTCCAAGCCAAGCTGTGGAGTCCAGTGCATCAGATTCAAAGAGCAGCCATATCAATCTGTTCGAAGGCCTTAGGGTTTTCGACTCCGTAGAGGGTGAAGGAGTTGGGCAAAAGAGGAAGAAGGCGAAGAAGGAAGAGGCAGGGGCGAAGGTCGTGTTCCCGGAGAATGATAAGTACAGGTTGGGTTATGGGGTTGGCGGCAGAGGCATGAAATTGCCTTGGTATCTTTCCAGGCTGGGTAATGATCTGTTTGCTGAAAATGGAAACGATGGGACAGCAAGATCGGGGAAGAAGCAGAGTAAAAGTAGTGGAAAGAAGACATTGGAAGAGTTGAGGAAAGAGCGGTTGAAGAGAGAGAAGCgggaaagggaaagggaaagggaCCTAGCTTTGATAATAGATCAGAAAAACCAAAGAGCTGAGGGCTTTTCGGGGAA CATCTTTCCCATTTTTGTGAAGAGCCATTCTTGA
- the LOC100255386 gene encoding heavy metal-associated isoprenylated plant protein 21 yields MGALDYFSNFCTVTSTKGKRKPMQTVEIKVKMDCDGCERRVKNAVTSMRGVKSVEVIRKQSRVTVTGYVDANKVLKRVKSTGKRAEFWPYIPYNLVSYPYATQAYDKRAPAGYVRNVVQAVAVPNDPEDRITSLFSDDNPNACSIM; encoded by the exons ATGGGAGCGCTTGATTACTTCTCCAACTTTTGCACTGTTACCAGCACAAAGGGCAAACGCAAACCAATGCAG ACAGTTGAGATCAAAGTCAAAATGGACTGTGATGGCTGTGAAAGAAGAGTAAAAAATGCTGTCACCTCCATGAGAG GCGTAAAATCAGTGGAGGTAATCAGAAAGCAAAGCCGAGTAACTGTGACAGGGTATGTGGATGCAAACAAGGTGTTGAAGAGGGTGAAGAGTACAGGAAAGAGAGCTGAATTCTGGCCTTACATCCCATACAATCTGGTTTCCTATCCTTATGCAACTCAAGCCTATGACAAGAGGGCACCCGCTGGCTACGTTCGCAATGTTGTGCAAGCTGTAGCCGTGCCTAATGACCCAGAGGACAGAATCACCTCTCTCTTCAGCGACGACAACCCCAATGCATGTTCCATCATGTAA